The following coding sequences are from one Nilaparvata lugens isolate BPH chromosome 4, ASM1435652v1, whole genome shotgun sequence window:
- the LOC111050382 gene encoding uncharacterized protein LOC111050382 yields MEDWMTIEEKAIIIPHIMGATAHTEQQLDMKSVRYEDPSEIISNKEKLTQVKKPKFTFETGSTYEGEWDAFGMSGKGVFKMFNVL; encoded by the exons ATGGAGGATTGGATGACCATTGAAGAAAAAGCAATAATAATTCCACACATCATGGGAGCCACTGCTCACACAGAACAGCAACTTGATATGAAATCTGTAAGATATGAAGACCCCAGTGAAATCATCTCAAACAAGGAAAAGCTGACACAAGTGAAAAAGCCGAAATTCACTTTCGAAACTGGAAGCACTTATGAGGGCGAATGGGATGCCTTTGGAATGTCTGGGAAGGGagttttcaagatgttcaatg TTTTATGA